The Silene latifolia isolate original U9 population chromosome Y, ASM4854445v1, whole genome shotgun sequence sequence CaaaccttcattatgtctcagCTTTCGTTTAAGTTTTGTGATAAAGTTCCCTTGTTTTATGACATGGTTCTTCAATGCTTGAAATTCATCTTTTAACTGGCGCATAAAGTACATAGACGCTGCCTCTTCATTTGTAGACATGTTTAAACCGCTAAAATAGCGTGAACTAGAAGACCCTGATAAGTCAGATGGCTTAAAACCTAGCCTAAAGCCCCGAACCCGACCATATTGATCTTTCCCCAATACTTGTGCAACCGGGTCATCATTTAAATTATCCTCCAAGTGGTTTTGTTGGGAAGCAAGCTCCTTAATTTGGTCCTATAATGTAGTTAAATTaaacacatatatacatactCTTAtcttaaataattaaaataaaatggagAATAAAAACACACCGTTACATTggcttcgtttttttatgttgGTGACATTCTAAATAAAGTTTCGTCCTTGTGGGGGATCTTGTGGTGATTTTTTCTAAGCAAACCATAAGCATAATTAAAATAGAATTAGTTAGCGAAGaaaaaacatataaaatattaTTCGAAAAAATCATAAGAGGTTATACCAAATCTTCATAGATGCGTGCATGACTCTTCGTACCAGATGTATGTAGGCTTCGTCTTAGCCTTCTTATGTGATAACTTACTTTTTCTACTTTTTTCCTGTCATATAACAAAAAACATTCAAAAAATTACTGTGAAAAGTGGTATAGTTTATTTGCTTTCTAGAACAATAAAGTCAACTACACAAGTAAATATGATTAAAACTTGGAATTTATCCGATTCATAAGCTATTTCCAAGACATCAGACTCATTAACATTTAGTTGAATCACCATCTCCCAGAAAAGCAAAAACATAAGGATATTGTAGCCTAATTCAAAATTGCCAAAATGGATTATTGACTTCAACAAAGACACCCATAACACACCATACATATAACATACATGTCCTTCATCTGATCTCCAAAAATTAACAAGACTAATCCATTGATCTTGTGCCACATCCTCGGGACAATTGTTGTGCAATTCTGATATATTCGCATCATCAGAATAATGCCTTCCTTTTAAATAACACTTGTGGTCTCTCCATTTATGTCCTAATGACTTCAATATCCATTTTTCAAGTATCTTAGGATAAAGAAACCTAGCCTGCATCATATTACATTTTTTTCAAAAGGAAAGCAgccaaaatttattatttttttagtcAAAAAGGGCCTGAGTCACATGTACCTGAACTTCATTTATTATTAATGTCTGGTTGTTTCTCTTATTACCCTTATTTAAGTGATCCCATTTAGTATAACTTAATGAGCAAAGACCTCCATTTCTTTCTATCGTCCCACAAAAATATCCTAGCACCCGGCCTTCATCTCCAATAGGTTGGTTTGATTTATTGATCTCAACAACAACTCGATGCCCTTCCGGTAAATTCCAAATATCTGCTAAAACTGTCTTTCCACGAGTCCTTTTTCCATCGGGATCTATATATTAATTGACTTCAGGTTATATAAAATTTTAAGGAGGTCAAAGTGCTTAATACAAAGCGAAATTCACATACCTTGTACAACATACTCATATGTGCGTCCCTCAGTTCGTTGTTGGGTATTAGGCCCATCTTCACAATTCTGATCCTGATAATGTTCTGTACTTTCAGAATCTGTACTTATGTTGGCATAATTTTGAACTTGTACCTGATTGTCACCCTCTACATTTCTTCGTTCCTCTTGATTACTACGTCTTCGACTAATATTTAAATTCCTCGCCTTAGCCATTTCCCTGACATCTCACAAAAGTTCATCAAAACAGTAAATATATAGCTAAACAATTGTTTCAGCAACTCCCCATCCTCATATTATCTAAGGAATTTTACATAATATCAATTTTTCAACAGTAGTAAACATTTTACgacaaaaaaccaaaacaaaaacaaaacagaaCAAGTCATTTGCAACAAAAGTGAACAGATAAAAAATGCAAGTCTAGGAATTAAGCGTTATCGTTATTGGTATCTACCAAAATTCCTTCTACACCATCCCTAACCCAACTATGATTTCCTTGGGAATTATTAAACAAGTGATTTAGAAATGAGACATGATATGGCTCATTTTCTTCAACTTCTCTCATTTCATCATCACCTAAATCATTCACATCTCTACGCTTCATCTTCATAACAACAGATCATTCTGTGTTAACTTGATCCTGAATATAAAACACTTGCTCTGCTTGCGTTGCAAATATATATGGCTCATCTGCAAGTGTGTCACCATTGTGTACAAAACGTGAGAAATTAACAAGTGTGAAACCATACTCATCTTGCATTGTTCCTCTCCCACGAACTGTATCAACCCATTCACATTTAAACATTATTGTCGAGTACCCTCCCAGATAATTCAATTTAATGATTTCTACTATCCTTCCATAGTACGCAACATCTCCCAAGATAGGTCATCTGTCACTCACACTAGCGTAACTTGATGTTTTCGCTATTACAACCACTCCACTGTTTTGGGTGCACTTATCGTAACATTTGGGTCTGAAACTAAAACCATTAATATCATATGCTTGATACTTCGTAACTACATCAAGTGGACCACGAGCTAGCATACGAAGCTCCTCGCTCAAACATTCAGGGCCATTTGAAGCCTCTAATTTGCTAACCTGTTTGATAATGTAGAaaattagaaaataataaaatttattatcAGTCAATGACAACAGATCAAAATTATGCTTACATGTTCTCGAAACCACTCATGGAATGTTTCATGTTGTATGCGCTCAATTTCATTTAAAGAAATGCGTCTTGGTCGACTATGTCGCCTAAGTTCTGACGCATGTTCcctacaataaaaaaaattaggtGTTAGAAAATATTTATAGTGACCATTAAAAATTAAGCTAATGTCAGATACTTACTTCAGAAAATCGGTGACCTCAGAAGAGTTGAATAGGATATATCGATGTGCTTGTATCTTGTTTATTTTTGAAATCCTTCCTGTAGCAGGCTTTCCTAGAGGTTTTCCTCCTTGTATAAAAATGTTACTTTCACCAATAATGCTTGAAGATTCAGGAATTTCATCACACTTGTCAATTGATGAAACTAAGCTAAACTTGGAATCAACCCCATCAAGGTAACATGAACAGAATATTACACACTCGAAGGCTAAGTGAGCCTCAGCAATTGATCCTTCTGGACGAGCTTTATTGAAAACATAGGATTTTAGCTTACCCAAATACCTCTCAATAAAATACATCCATCTATACCTAACGGGCCCAGAATTTTTTTGCTTCTGTAGCTAAATGGACAACTAAGTGTACCATAATCGTAAAAAAAGCTAGGAGGAAATATCATCTCCAAATGACACATAATATGTGGTATACGACTTTCTAAGCGCTCAACTTCATGTAAATACAAAACCTTACCACATAAATCTTTAAAATAGCCCGATAACTCAGAATACAGCCACTACTTCCTTGGTGAGAAGTCATCGCAATGAAACTGGCAAAATTTGCCGCATCAGTATGTGACAATCATGGCTTTTAAGACCTTCTAATTTAGTTTGTGCAAGATTTACGCATTTGGATATATTTCCAGCATAACCATTTGGAACTTTTAGTTCATGAAGCAACTTACAAAATGCATGCTTTTCGGCTCGAGACATGGTAAATGGAGCTGGTGGTAAATATAATCTACTATTTGATCCCCTTTCCTGTGGGTGAAGTTCCTTTCTTATACCTATTGCTTCTAAATCACGACGAGATTTAAAATTATCTTTAGATTTTCCATCCAAATTCAACAAAGTACCAATCACATTATCACACACGTTTTTTCTATGTGCATAACATCTAAGTTATGTCGAATTAGATGGGAATCCCAATAGGGTAATTTAAAAAACTCACtctttttttccatgtttttgaATCATTGAAGTTATGAATTTCATCGATTTGGCGCACCACCTTAGCTCCAGAAGGTGCTATAGGTGCAACTCCAAATTCTTCATTTCCGTCAAAAGCTTCTTTGTTATAATGGAAAGCATGATTTTCTTCCAAAAATTGACGATGACCCGTAAAACAAAACTTGTGACTATTATACAACCACTTAGAATTAGTCCTAGAGTTACAAGAAGGACATGCTTTCTCACCATGTACACCCCAACCTGATAACATGCCATAACCAGGAAAATCACTAATAGTCCACAATAGCCCAGCATGCAAAGTGAAAGTTTCATCTCTAGAAGCATCATATGTTTGAGTCCCATTCTCCCATAACTCGATTAACTCTTCAATAAGGGGTTGTAAATACACGTCAATTTTATTTCCTGGGCTAGTAGGCCCTGAAATTAGGGTTGATAGAATAAGAGATGATGGTTTTAAGCACATCCATGGAGGTAAGTTATATGGTACTAAAACTACAGGCCAACGACTGTAAGTAGAGCTCATCATTCCAAACGGATTAAATCCATCATTAGCTAGCCCAAGTCTTACATTACGAGACTCTTCACCAAAAGAAGGATACCTAGAGTCAAAGTCTTTCCAAGCTTGAGAATCAGCTGGATGTCTTAAGACCCCGGGGTCTTTTATTCTCTCTTCAGAATGCCGCCTCATGTAAGATGCAGTACACTTGGTCATATAAAGCCTCTGTAGTCTAGGTTTTAACGGGAAGTACCGTAAAACATTTGCAGAgattcctttctttttttttccttttctctctCGAGGTTGATTGTTCtctatcccttttccatcttGAAGCCCCACAAACTGAACATATATCATCATTTACTTTATCTTTCCAAAAAAGTTGATGATGGTTTGGGCAAGCATCAATTTTTACATAATCCAGACCTAATTTTCCAATAACCTTTTTTGCTTCGGTAAATGACTTTGGTAAGTTTTCACCATGGGGAATCGCAAGTCTTAAAATTTCCAATAAATCAGTAATAGACTTGTTACTCCATTTGTTAGTGCTCTTTAAGTGGAACAAAAGGACTAAAAAAGATAGCTTTGTCAACTCACACCCTGGCCATAACTCTTGGTCAGCATCTTTCAACAAATTATAAAAGTTTTCAGCTTCTTTACTTGGACCATTGGTCAACATATTTATGTTATGAGGAGAATCATTAAATACAGATTCATCTATTCTTTGTCTATATGCATCATGAACCAGCTGACACATATTATTTAAAGGTGAATTTTCCATTATGGGTTGATCTGACGATGTGTTATCCAAGTGTTCCCCATGGAAAATCCAAGTCGAGTAATTGTGCATCATTCCGAAATGAAACAAAATGCAAATTTACTTCATCTAGGCTCAACAGTTTGTTATTTACATACTTTTGATAGGGACAATGAATTTTACCATTCACAGACCATGGTTCACTAGTAGCATATCTCAGAAATTCATGAACACCTACTCGATAACGTTCACTGTCTTTATGGAAAGCCAAATTCGCCTTGATTATTTTCAAATCCATGATTAttcacactaaggtaaagcaaaGAAAGCATTAAAAAAATCATTCACCACTGATCTAAACAACAAATACTACCATACATGGGAATATTTCGCACAAATTTCCCAAAGGAACTATGAACACGAGTTAACTAATACACTTAAGTTGAAACAAGGTAAGTATGCCCAGGGATAATTCAAACAAATCAACTAATTCAAACAAATCAACAAGTGTGCCCAGAAACTAACTCAATTTTCCATCTACGCATCCTGAACAAATCAACAAATTCAATTTTCCATCTAAACAAATCAACAAATTCATTATCAAGACAGTATACCCAAGAACTAATTCAAACTACACTTTTCTTAATGTAATTTTAAGCATTAAAAAATTAAATATGAAGAAGCTCCATGTCAAACGAACATAAGATTCAATTGAAATTAGTATTTAGAATGTACATAAAAGCGAAACAAAATTTAGGAAGAAATCACACCTGATTATGAGAAAATCAAATCTGGATTTTTGGAGTCTGAATTGGGTGTAGAAAATTGCAACTATGAACAGGATAAGTTAtttttccccctttttgatgTTCCGATTATGTGCTAGAAATAATATGGCGGTGAATATGTCCCGCCTTTTCTATTTCAGCTTTACGTGGGGTGGTGGGACGTTTTTGTGAAGCGCTCTCTAAAAGCGCCTTATTTCTAGTGCTAATTTTGCCAGTTTAGCACTTTTTTTAGAAGCGTTGTCATACAAGCACCTCTATATGTTTATATTGTAGTAGTATGGCTATATCTTCATAAAATTTGGAGAACAGAATTCCTTGCTTATATTGTTGGTAAGCATGGACTCGCTCTACTTCTACCATACAGGTAATAGGATCATGtccttccatgccacatctaccacaaaaAATCTCTTACTCAATCATAGCATGTACCTGCTGTTGATAACCCAAAATTGTCGGACTCTCTGACTTGTCAGACCTAGCATCAAGAACTTCTAACTCAGCTACATGGGATTCACCATCTCTTTCGCTCACTCGCCTACCTCCTCTaggattcccatactcagctacatgaatggccatgTCTTTAATGAGATGTCATCCCATATTGTCCTCAATATTTTCCTGAAATATTCCTTTAGCTGCAACATCCAATACGGCTCTTTGATCATCATACAATCCATtgtaaaattggttgcaaaggaaccattgttggaaaccatgatgaggtacagagcgaactagcttcttgaacctagtccaagcttcgCTCAAATCTTCAGTGCCCAATTGTGTGAAATTAGTGATTTGGCCTCTTAATGCGTTGGTGCGCTATGGAGGAAAGTACTTTCTGTAAAAGGCTAATGCCAGAGAATTCCAATTAGTCACACCAGTAGCTTCCCTATCCAGATCTCTCAGCCAATCTCGggcgtcatcagtcaaagaaaaaggaaaaagaatatCCTCGACCCTATCTTGTGTCACCCTAGCAACTAATAGAATGGCGGAGCAATAATATGTGAACAACTCCATATGCTTGCccggatcctcaccagctactccccTGAAGAGATTCTTCTTAAATAACTGAATGTAAGATGGATGAATTCCAAAGGTACCAGCATCTGTAGTAGGAAATAAGAAACCCTTGGGTAAGGAATCTATAGTAGGTTCCGAGTGACTAGCGATGTTAGGCATTTTAGCAAATGAAATTGCAAGAACAGCAGATATTTCAGTGCCCTCTTCTAGGACGGATCACCTGCAAAACAACTATAGcactagagaaaaatatgagaactgtctcaaggaataaatttctTGAGACtagagacaaacttaatataaagcaaacaaaataacaccGTCTCCctagcaacggcgccaaaatttgacacggctgtcgcaaccctatcaaaaataaaaccaaccggtctctataaaacGTAGTAGAGACAGTCGGGTATcatatccacagggagatgggaattctCTATGCTAaacttgtaacaccccaagttattgaaagtaaggttgtcccacatcggggaatttaggaggttgtgatatgtttatagggattccacccaccacttagtaacaaggccttgtgcttttgggcttaagcgAGGACAagtaaatgggcccaaaggagcacacccatcttattggggttgtgttacgaacatggtgggtcgggttgttataaatggtatcagagcgaccctgcgaccgtgtggtgagcccgtaGTCGGGAGaacccgggtcacacacctagtgggggaggattctgggcttggctgcggtcaagttggaggcagaacgaggacgttgtgttctttaagtgggggagattgtaacaccccaagttattgagagtaaggttgtcccacatcggggaattgcggaggttgtgatatgtttatagggattccacccaccacttagtaacaaggccttgtgcttttgggcttaagtgaggacaagtaatgggcccaaaggtgcacactcatcttattggggttgtgttacgaccgtggtgggtcgggttgttataaaactAAGTCTTCCTAGGTAACCGCTTCTTGGGGGTTATttgtttgattctaaactacggaaatATAGAGAAAAGGAACAGTAAAGAAACGAGCAATAAGTTCTAATGAAATTACCAGaaagagagaaacagctaggacagtcggttcaccatggttttctagggatccaatctagggtcaaaggtcgacataaactcggtctgcagggtattgaaaaggtccttccggtccgcttttcgccctaaaacattactaacttaacttccgccctcattagaatgccctaatgttcactgcgAGTCTTACCCctcccaatcttccgatctaggtcaaggtgtatcaaatcaactagctaaatgcgtcgactcaagcagctcaTTActattaattgcagtgattaacaacacaaacctaattatAGCCAAGTCTAATCACCTAATCTTGAcctccctaattaccatggctcccctatgtcctagcataagGAGATTAACTATGCATGATGacaattgagaaattaataaTAACAAGCGAAACAATTAatttgaatatattaataaagAGATAAATCATAAACCCTAATACTAGAAATTATAGAAGGCAAGAACCAAAGCAATAGAAGAAAGAGATGACAAAAACAAGAACAATTGCAATAATTAATAATTGAAATTAAGGATCAAAAGTACCAAATACAATGAATTGGAGAAAATAGAGTTTTAGGTCTAAGGAGTCAAAAGCCAGAGAGAGGAGAGAGAGACGTTCTACTGCCGTCCTCTCAATTTATTCTAAGGTAAAATTAAAATATCCAATAGGTAAATCTAAAAGATTGCTTAGAAAATATTCCAACGtcaaaaccgctcgatcgagtaaaagcaaactactcgatcgagcaaagtaaAGGTCAAACACCTCAATCGAGCAAAGCAGGTACTCAATCGAGGAACTCGTCATAcacccttctcgatcgagcaaagcaagtactcgatcgagggttcTCAGCATAAAAGGGTACTCGATCGTCTAGTTTTAGCAGtaaacttagtcgatcgagttagCTAGCACTGTATTAGCATGGATGAACtcaaaacaccttccgaaaccacttcacgcatccctaGGTGACAATTCCGGTCTCCGATTCTTctatctccaaaatgcatgcaaacgggacaggttcaggcttgatttagctcacttcagATCCAACCCTGCAAGTAACGCCAAACAgaacaaagtagactattcgggggcatctGTAACCAGATGatacataaataacatagaaatgcgtgtaaatataggataaaaaccttatataaaatgcacacatCAAGAAGCTCCTCCCCCTCATCCTCGGAAGACTCTACTACCACCGGCTAACGAACGGAAGCGCGCCTCTCTCGTGGCCTCTTGCTACCTTGTCCACTAGTCGACATATCTATAAAAAGACAAGTATACAATCACAAACCAATTTAATTGCCAAAAAAGTCCACGTTTTTAAGACCACATGAGTCGGAAAATTCGATTTTGAGGTCGAAAATCACACATAAACCATGTAAAAGGCAAAGGAATTGCAATTATATAACAAAAAGTGAAGATTCCaagcaaataaacacaatttctaaccaatttaatgccaaaaataaacctggaattatgaaccctaattcccaaattttcgaaattagGCCTTTAATTCATCAATTATAGGGCTAAAAagtaaggaaatagcaattgtatataaGCAATGGAAGATTCAAGGCAAGAAAAGAGCAATTTTTGgaccaaaataaacaaaaaaacggGACTTACTTGAGTAAATAAGAGCAATGAAATACACAAATAAGCAAAGAGGAGTGATTTAAATCACTAACAAGCAATTTAGCACAAAGTAGGatgaagatttgatgatgatatgAAGATATAGAGATGAGGATATGAGTAGCAATGAGAGAATAAAGAATGGAGATTGACGGAAATAACAAGAGAATAGGACAAATATgagaaagaaaggaaaagaaGGACGAAATTAGCCGGTTTTTTTCCGCAAAATATGATCCAGGTAGGTTCCTCGATCAAGCCtcactccactcgatcgaggcaccaaattCCAAACAAGCCAACTTTCgacatttgattttttttaattaaacccttggttcctcgatcgagcccactaTGCAGTTGGTCGAGCATggtagttcctcgatcgagcctccccGGCaccggcgccaaatttgataaggctaaagtcgtatcacctaatcaaagtaaatctatctcagtactaacaaaatagctagtggtaagacaggtatcgaatccacatggaggcggtaataatcagtttgctaatatttaaagtgtcttaaagGAAACAATTTATGGGgggttttggttgtttgttttctatcaactaatagtaagtaaattaaaagatgattaacaataatattaaagagtctaggattccggttcactaggtcaattatatggggtttatcttaatcaattgttaggtcaatcaaactatctaaggtcacaagattgattaattctattatgccctttagattaagtctaacatgcaatcgctaatattaaacacaatctatttgattatcgcagcctatattaattctaaccctgtcggtgaaagCATTAATTTGCTACACTAATTATCGATTCCGGCCTTAAATCAAATAACTAGAATAAGGACAACAATCAAGCGATAGTTTATacgatattactaacaatcaattagttaTCCGCTTTataatcaacctagatccccttcatcctagacgaatgatttagctactcatggtaaattgatcaacaacaataaagatggatAACAACATAATTGAAGACATGGAATAACAATTATGAATTAAAAGCATAAAACTTGAACAATAAATTATGAAGAACGATTAGTACCTTAAtgattaatgaggaaagattaaggaTCCAAAAGTATGAAAGATAAACTAACTTAGAGTATTTTAGCCGTCGAAAAGTAATAATAAGCGTAAAAACATAAACCCTAAGAGTTTAGAATATATATTACAAACAagacgtgttttaggaaaatacgGAAATAAACTCATAAGAAAGGATCCTTGATCGAGCCTCAGCATACTCGATCGTGcacttctttactcgatcgaggaatcaaGTCCAGCAGCTTGATTTCGTCTTAacttctctttttgtcttcaagTCTCCTCGTTTATCGTGCCATGCCccgtgtattccactatgccataaCCGCAATGCTCATCTTCACTTGATTCAactcgtaatgcgtcatttctgcattaaaacataaaatag is a genomic window containing:
- the LOC141633444 gene encoding uncharacterized protein LOC141633444 isoform X1, yielding MYFIERYLGKLKSYVFNKARPEGSIAEAHLAFECVIFCSCYLDGVDSKFSLVSSIDKCDEIPESSSIIGESNIFIQGGKPLGKPATGRISKINKIQAHRYILFNSSEVTDFLKEHASELRRHSRPRRISLNEIERIQHETFHEWFREHVSKLEASNGPECLSEELRMLARGPLDVVTKYQAYDINGFSFRPKCYDKCTQNSGVVVIAKTSSYASVSDR
- the LOC141633444 gene encoding uncharacterized protein LOC141633444 isoform X2, yielding MKLSAYNMKHSMSGFENMEMAKARNLNISRRRSNQEERRNVEGDNQVQVQNYANISTDSESTEHYQDQNCEDGPNTQQRTEGRTYEYVVQDPDGKRTRGKTVLADIWNLPEGHRVVVEINKSNQPIGDEGRVLGYFCGTIERNGGLCSLSYTKWDHLNKGNKRNNQTLIINEVQEKSRKSKLSHKKAKTKPTYIWYEESCTHL